The proteins below are encoded in one region of Sporosarcina sp. FSL K6-1508:
- a CDS encoding HTH-type transcriptional regulator Hpr — MSEQKYSPKEAMIFSQRVAQLSKALWKAVEKDWQQWIKPYDLNINEHHILWISYHLQGATISDIAKFGVMHVSTAFNFSKKLEEREFIQFYKKDDDRRNTYVAVTEKGEKLLLEMNENYHNSKHGILEGSLPIKDLYGKFPEFLEVMSVVRNIYGEDFMEIFERGFTNIKESYDDPFDEMIPVSPKNDIDKLKIPVYAAEEK, encoded by the coding sequence GAAGCAATGATTTTCAGCCAAAGGGTTGCACAGTTGTCTAAGGCACTTTGGAAGGCTGTAGAAAAAGATTGGCAACAGTGGATAAAACCTTATGACTTAAATATTAATGAGCATCATATTTTATGGATTTCTTACCATCTTCAAGGTGCCACCATTTCTGACATTGCTAAATTTGGTGTCATGCATGTTTCAACCGCTTTCAACTTTTCGAAGAAGCTGGAAGAACGTGAATTTATACAGTTTTATAAAAAAGATGATGACCGACGGAATACATATGTTGCCGTTACTGAAAAAGGAGAAAAACTGTTACTTGAGATGAATGAGAATTACCATAACTCCAAGCATGGCATCCTGGAAGGCTCTCTGCCTATCAAAGATCTTTACGGGAAATTCCCTGAATTCCTTGAAGTTATGTCTGTTGTTCGAAACATTTACGGTGAAGATTTCATGGAGATATTTGAACGCGGTTTTACCAACATCAAAGAATCCTATGACGACCCCTTTGATGAAATGATTCCTGTCAGCCCGAAGAACGATATCGACAAACTTAAAATTCCTGTCTATGCTGCAGAGGAAAAATAA
- a CDS encoding YjcZ family sporulation protein, protein MSGYNQGSSGFALIVVLFILLIIVGAAYLY, encoded by the coding sequence ATGAGCGGATATAACCAAGGTTCATCAGGATTTGCGTTGATTGTTGTATTGTTTATTCTATTAATCATTGTTGGTGCAGCCTACTTGTATTAA
- a CDS encoding GNAT family N-acetyltransferase produces MNFEIRSLERHDISFLRDMVYESAFVPEGQKPFPRTILDEPSVSKYVDRWGEQSGDIGLIAEKDEQAIGAIWLRLFDKERKGYGDDETPEIGIAIHKEFRSKGIGNALMRELETEARNYGYQKLCLSVDPRNPACRLYEQFGYVHVGWYDTYWTMEKELV; encoded by the coding sequence ATGAACTTCGAAATAAGAAGTCTTGAAAGACACGATATCTCCTTCTTGCGGGATATGGTGTATGAGTCTGCGTTTGTACCAGAAGGACAAAAACCTTTCCCACGAACAATACTAGACGAACCATCCGTCTCAAAATATGTGGATAGATGGGGAGAGCAGAGCGGTGATATTGGATTGATTGCGGAAAAAGATGAACAAGCGATTGGTGCCATTTGGTTGCGTTTGTTTGATAAAGAACGCAAAGGATATGGTGATGATGAAACGCCAGAAATCGGAATTGCCATTCATAAAGAATTTCGGAGTAAAGGAATTGGGAATGCTTTAATGCGTGAGCTCGAAACGGAAGCAAGAAACTATGGATATCAGAAGTTATGTTTAAGTGTAGACCCAAGAAATCCAGCTTGTCGTTTATACGAACAATTCGGATATGTACATGTTGGCTGGTATGATACCTACTGGACAATGGAGAAGGAATTAGTTTGA
- a CDS encoding ATP-binding protein, producing MKIEKLNIYGFGKHENVIVDFGPGITVLYGLNEAGKTTIQQFILHVLFGFPPKNNVLLRYEPKFGGKYGGQVHLLDETYGKCIVERVSGKSAGDVTVYFEDGTKGGEEELNTLLHQYDRASFESIFSFSLLQLQGFEKMDEDELSRTLLASGTTGVDSLLQLGNQMEKELGDLFKKSGRVPEMNVKIAELRELELELKDEQEKVAEYTPSIERIQAIDDRLTELQEQKKELTQESQKLSLMRQLLPLYQKRHVLESGLLSLNAVTFPADGIRRYEAIAGKLTEALAARERIGEELTELMSRIPEWQETERLTEIELLLAKETEWHRWQTTISTAEDNMHQLTSLKRRLLDRLGVKGEEAEEKLFQADVSIHKEELMHKIIENLTDSHQQIGYMNRQLVQLETELTETETEIGALERSAPSIDDIERVRQWPTMRQQLAEAKAYVSLVGGSREQKSLKIPLILSLLAFAFVVFGFMQSEWFVVVAGIIVGVTSIFFYIGKENPSTDASKLVKMEKFISANDGNERQMEELTEQIGLYNRKKEELLEEFMKRERKYQGVVSELENAHSNRQQIESELGRFLQQYGFYEMPSTGIIAELFRMIREVQEVSRSLQDAALQRQTTFTNIAERVAQAETVLQKSVSQEVVYEMLRREFIHLKEQLETTKSLTFSIEQKETALKETSGLVRSLQEKVQALFAEAGAETEEAFYSAYDAHQEAILLKGQREDINTQLATYGPLELPADVTDDELRTKAADNSMTLSLMDDELTAYINEKATLVNKTEKLLIDENYGRKLQLFEMKRGELAELAKKWSERKAIAEAIRRTMMELKEKKLPEVLEVAEKFFFELTGGNYESLFVAETGHFMVLSRDGMRFPIVELSQATKEQAYISLRLALAGNILSTAPFPLIMDDPFVHFDGERLSRMIELLDKLQSKHQFIYFTCHEGMKDKWQDATTLNVSDIGSGQGAMVR from the coding sequence ATGAAAATCGAAAAACTGAATATTTATGGATTCGGGAAACATGAAAATGTCATAGTGGATTTTGGCCCGGGCATCACTGTCTTGTATGGATTGAATGAAGCGGGGAAAACGACAATTCAGCAGTTCATCCTTCATGTCTTATTTGGATTTCCCCCAAAAAACAATGTGCTATTACGTTACGAGCCGAAATTCGGGGGGAAATACGGCGGGCAAGTGCATCTTTTGGATGAGACATACGGGAAATGTATCGTTGAACGGGTCAGCGGAAAATCTGCTGGTGATGTCACTGTCTATTTCGAGGATGGAACAAAGGGTGGCGAAGAGGAATTAAACACACTGCTCCACCAGTACGACCGGGCTTCATTCGAATCGATCTTTTCGTTTTCCCTTCTACAATTGCAAGGGTTCGAGAAAATGGATGAAGACGAATTGAGCCGGACACTCCTCGCTTCAGGAACGACTGGCGTTGATTCTCTTTTACAGCTCGGCAACCAAATGGAAAAAGAGTTGGGAGACTTATTCAAGAAGTCAGGAAGAGTTCCGGAGATGAATGTCAAAATTGCGGAGCTCCGTGAATTGGAATTGGAACTTAAGGATGAACAAGAAAAAGTTGCAGAATATACGCCTTCTATTGAACGGATACAGGCAATCGATGATCGGCTTACAGAATTACAAGAACAAAAAAAAGAACTCACGCAGGAGTCCCAAAAGCTTTCTCTCATGCGACAGCTTCTACCCCTTTACCAAAAAAGACATGTACTTGAATCAGGGTTGTTGAGCTTAAATGCAGTGACCTTTCCGGCAGATGGTATTCGGCGTTATGAAGCGATTGCGGGAAAGTTGACGGAAGCATTAGCAGCTAGAGAAAGAATCGGCGAAGAGTTAACAGAACTGATGAGCCGGATACCCGAATGGCAGGAAACAGAACGGTTAACTGAAATTGAACTCCTATTGGCGAAGGAAACAGAGTGGCATAGATGGCAAACGACTATTTCTACAGCGGAAGATAACATGCACCAATTAACAAGTTTAAAAAGACGACTGCTCGACAGACTTGGCGTCAAAGGGGAAGAAGCTGAAGAAAAGCTTTTTCAAGCGGATGTTTCAATTCATAAAGAAGAACTGATGCATAAAATTATTGAAAATCTTACAGATAGTCATCAGCAAATTGGATATATGAATCGTCAGCTTGTTCAACTGGAAACTGAATTGACTGAGACGGAAACTGAAATTGGAGCACTCGAACGCTCCGCGCCTTCTATAGATGACATAGAACGTGTGCGACAGTGGCCTACGATGCGGCAACAACTTGCCGAAGCAAAGGCATATGTTTCATTGGTAGGCGGATCAAGGGAACAGAAATCACTCAAGATTCCTCTCATTCTATCGCTGCTTGCATTTGCTTTCGTTGTTTTCGGTTTTATGCAAAGCGAATGGTTCGTGGTCGTTGCTGGGATTATCGTTGGAGTTACCAGTATTTTCTTTTATATCGGCAAAGAAAACCCCTCGACAGATGCATCTAAGCTTGTGAAGATGGAAAAATTCATCTCCGCAAATGATGGAAACGAGCGACAGATGGAAGAACTTACAGAACAAATTGGACTGTATAATAGAAAAAAAGAAGAGCTTCTTGAAGAATTCATGAAGCGTGAGCGAAAATACCAAGGAGTGGTATCCGAGCTTGAAAATGCCCATAGCAATAGACAACAGATTGAGTCAGAATTGGGCCGTTTTTTACAACAGTACGGTTTTTATGAAATGCCATCAACCGGTATTATCGCTGAACTATTCCGCATGATTCGGGAAGTTCAAGAGGTTTCAAGAAGTTTACAAGATGCCGCCTTACAGCGACAAACAACCTTCACAAACATAGCTGAACGAGTGGCACAAGCGGAAACAGTATTACAAAAATCAGTATCGCAAGAAGTGGTTTATGAGATGCTGAGAAGGGAATTCATTCATCTAAAAGAACAGTTGGAAACAACCAAGTCGTTGACATTCAGCATAGAGCAGAAAGAAACGGCATTGAAAGAAACGTCAGGGCTTGTACGTTCACTGCAAGAAAAAGTGCAGGCGTTATTTGCGGAAGCGGGCGCAGAAACGGAAGAAGCATTTTACAGCGCTTACGACGCTCACCAAGAAGCGATTCTTTTAAAAGGACAACGTGAAGATATCAATACTCAATTGGCAACGTATGGTCCTCTGGAATTGCCTGCCGATGTTACAGATGACGAACTGCGGACAAAAGCAGCTGATAACAGTATGACACTTTCATTGATGGACGATGAGCTAACTGCATATATCAATGAAAAAGCTACACTCGTCAATAAAACGGAAAAACTTTTGATAGATGAAAATTACGGACGTAAATTACAGCTTTTCGAAATGAAACGGGGCGAACTGGCGGAACTCGCGAAAAAGTGGTCCGAACGAAAAGCGATTGCAGAAGCGATCAGACGGACGATGATGGAGTTAAAGGAAAAGAAATTACCGGAAGTGCTTGAGGTGGCAGAGAAATTTTTCTTTGAACTGACTGGCGGGAATTATGAATCGCTTTTCGTAGCGGAGACGGGCCATTTTATGGTCTTATCGAGAGATGGCATGCGTTTTCCGATAGTGGAGTTGAGCCAGGCAACAAAAGAGCAAGCTTACATTTCCCTTCGATTGGCACTTGCCGGAAACATTCTTAGCACCGCACCTTTTCCGCTGATAATGGACGATCCGTTCGTCCACTTTGACGGGGAGCGACTTTCGCGTATGATTGAACTACTGGATAAGTTACAAAGCAAGCACCAGTTTATTTATTTTACATGCCATGAAGGAATGAAAGATAAATGGCAGGATGCAACAACACTAAACGTTTCCGATATCGGAAGCGGACAGGGAGCGATGGTCAGATGA
- the yhaM gene encoding 3'-5' exoribonuclease YhaM: MKKLADYNAGEPLDLFLLIKQSTKGVTTQGKPFMTLILQDKSSDIEAKLWDTTDEHAKTYAAASIVKIGGEVHEYRGKNQLRIKSIRPVKEDEGVSIADLVPSSATSKEVLYEELMQYFFEMENPQIQRITRHLLKKHQDAFMTYPAATRNHHDYVSGLIDHVVSMLKLGKALANLYPSLNKDLLYAGIILHDVGKVIELSGPIATQYTIEGNLLGHITIMVTEISKAADELEITGEEVMLLQHMVLSHHGKEEWGSPKRPMLKEAEILHYIDNIDAKMNMLDRALGKTNPGEFTERIFPLDNRSFYKPSFE; this comes from the coding sequence ATGAAGAAACTTGCAGATTACAATGCTGGAGAGCCGCTAGACCTTTTTTTACTGATTAAACAATCAACTAAAGGAGTTACGACACAGGGAAAACCGTTCATGACTCTTATTTTGCAAGATAAAAGCAGTGATATCGAGGCGAAACTATGGGATACAACAGATGAGCACGCAAAAACATATGCGGCAGCATCGATTGTGAAAATTGGCGGCGAGGTACACGAATACCGCGGAAAAAATCAGCTGCGCATCAAAAGCATACGTCCCGTTAAAGAGGATGAAGGCGTATCAATTGCCGATCTTGTCCCGTCATCAGCAACAAGTAAGGAAGTGCTGTATGAAGAGTTGATGCAGTATTTCTTTGAAATGGAAAATCCGCAGATACAACGGATTACTCGTCATTTATTGAAAAAGCATCAGGACGCCTTTATGACATACCCAGCTGCGACTAGAAATCATCATGACTATGTATCTGGTCTTATTGATCATGTCGTTTCTATGCTTAAACTAGGCAAAGCGTTGGCAAATCTATATCCATCACTTAATAAGGATTTATTGTATGCGGGAATTATCCTGCATGATGTTGGGAAAGTAATTGAACTTTCGGGTCCAATTGCCACCCAATATACAATCGAAGGGAACCTCCTTGGTCATATTACAATCATGGTCACTGAAATTTCAAAAGCGGCTGATGAACTTGAAATCACTGGTGAAGAAGTTATGCTGTTGCAACACATGGTTCTTTCCCACCATGGTAAAGAAGAATGGGGAAGCCCAAAACGACCAATGTTAAAAGAAGCGGAAATTCTTCATTATATCGATAATATTGATGCGAAGATGAATATGCTGGACCGGGCACTCGGCAAGACAAATCCTGGTGAATTCACGGAAAGAATCTTCCCGCTCGACAACCGGTCGTTTTATAAACCTTCGTTTGAGTGA
- a CDS encoding peptidylprolyl isomerase: MKKTVLALTMAASVLALSACSDKNAADDEIIATSKNGDITKADLYDEMKDAIGIRVVENLILQQAIESEYKVTDKEVKEAIAAQKEQYGESFDMYLMQQGMTEKFFDKNVKSQLIQQKMIESLKVTDEDINAGIANMKKEINARHILVKDKKTANEVLAKLKEGGDFAKLAKEYSTEEMAQESGGDLGWFGPGKMVPEFEEAAFALKKGEISEPVKTSFGYHVIELMDTREAKLEQTDEELKATVTDNLKKVQFEEKLVKLLKASDIDIKEDEFKDALEGYIPTEKDAKTDKK, encoded by the coding sequence ATGAAAAAAACTGTTTTAGCACTAACAATGGCCGCATCCGTCCTTGCACTCTCAGCGTGCAGTGATAAAAACGCAGCTGACGATGAAATTATTGCAACTTCTAAAAATGGAGATATTACAAAAGCAGATCTATATGATGAAATGAAAGATGCGATCGGCATCCGCGTTGTTGAAAACCTAATTCTTCAGCAAGCGATTGAAAGTGAATATAAAGTTACTGATAAAGAAGTAAAAGAAGCAATTGCAGCACAAAAAGAGCAGTATGGCGAAAGCTTTGACATGTACCTTATGCAACAGGGAATGACAGAAAAGTTTTTCGATAAAAACGTTAAATCACAATTAATCCAACAAAAAATGATTGAGTCATTAAAAGTAACTGATGAGGATATCAATGCTGGTATCGCAAACATGAAAAAAGAAATCAATGCACGTCACATCTTAGTCAAAGATAAGAAAACAGCTAATGAAGTCCTGGCGAAGCTGAAAGAGGGCGGCGATTTCGCGAAACTTGCGAAAGAATATTCCACTGAAGAAATGGCACAAGAATCCGGCGGCGATTTAGGCTGGTTCGGACCTGGCAAAATGGTGCCCGAATTTGAAGAAGCTGCTTTCGCACTGAAAAAAGGTGAAATCAGCGAACCTGTTAAAACAAGCTTCGGTTACCACGTCATCGAACTAATGGATACGCGTGAAGCGAAACTTGAACAGACAGACGAAGAGCTAAAAGCGACAGTCACAGATAACCTCAAGAAAGTTCAATTTGAAGAAAAACTTGTCAAGCTGTTGAAAGCATCTGATATTGACATTAAAGAAGACGAATTCAAAGATGCACTTGAAGGTTATATTCCAACTGAAAAAGACGCAAAAACGGACAAGAAGTAA
- a CDS encoding metallophosphoesterase family protein yields the protein MSTIRFIHTADLHLDSPFKGMTGLPADQLNSLRDSTFAAFNKLIEHAVKTKPDFVLIAGDIYDGEDRSLRTQMKFREGMQKLNVEGIPVFISHGNHDHLAGRWTRFDLPPNVHIFNENVEAVKLSVNEQDIVIYGFSYKERHVRDKMIARYPVAEDPVAFHIGMLHGSLAGDETHAVYAPFTKGELLAKRYDYWALGHIHLRQRLHEEPPIVYPGNLQGRHRNERGTKGFYEVELSKTETSLHFVPASAIVFDRLELSCAGISHANEWLTACMEALESFKFEYGAGIVELSMIDVDSEAANLFSQSPVEEWLEVLRDFVGESEPFVWVQKLSFASQLNLSAASGALVQSVTAMMEDWTIDDWKDVLRDVYQHARGVKYLDILTEDEINGVKDGATALLAVEMSRME from the coding sequence TTGTCAACAATCCGATTTATTCACACTGCTGATTTGCATTTAGACAGCCCATTCAAAGGTATGACAGGGTTGCCGGCAGATCAGCTGAACAGTTTGCGGGATAGTACCTTTGCCGCGTTTAATAAATTGATCGAACACGCAGTCAAAACGAAACCTGATTTCGTCTTAATAGCGGGTGATATTTACGATGGGGAAGATCGGAGTTTGCGTACGCAGATGAAGTTCCGTGAAGGAATGCAGAAATTAAATGTGGAAGGCATTCCGGTTTTTATTTCACACGGAAACCATGATCATCTTGCTGGAAGATGGACACGTTTTGATTTACCGCCAAATGTTCATATCTTCAATGAGAATGTTGAAGCGGTGAAGCTCAGTGTGAACGAGCAAGACATAGTTATATATGGATTTAGCTATAAGGAGCGGCATGTCCGTGACAAAATGATTGCTCGTTATCCAGTTGCTGAAGACCCTGTGGCTTTCCATATCGGCATGTTGCACGGCAGTCTGGCTGGGGATGAAACGCATGCGGTTTATGCACCATTTACAAAAGGTGAGTTGCTTGCAAAGCGTTATGATTATTGGGCACTTGGGCATATTCACCTCCGACAACGATTACACGAGGAGCCTCCAATTGTTTATCCGGGCAATTTGCAAGGACGTCATCGTAATGAGCGGGGGACAAAGGGGTTTTATGAAGTCGAGTTGTCAAAAACAGAAACGTCACTTCATTTTGTCCCCGCTTCAGCAATTGTTTTTGACCGTCTGGAATTATCTTGTGCGGGAATAAGCCATGCCAATGAATGGCTGACAGCGTGTATGGAAGCGCTTGAATCATTCAAATTCGAGTACGGTGCTGGAATTGTAGAGCTTTCAATGATTGATGTCGACAGTGAAGCTGCAAATCTGTTCAGCCAATCGCCAGTGGAAGAATGGCTAGAAGTACTGAGAGACTTTGTTGGAGAAAGCGAACCGTTCGTCTGGGTACAGAAGCTATCATTTGCCAGTCAGTTGAATCTGTCGGCAGCATCAGGAGCACTTGTGCAATCTGTTACAGCAATGATGGAGGACTGGACGATAGATGACTGGAAAGATGTATTAAGGGATGTCTATCAACATGCACGGGGTGTCAAATATCTCGATATTTTGACCGAAGATGAAATCAATGGAGTTAAAGACGGGGCGACAGCATTGCTGGCGGTAGAAATGTCTAGAATGGAATGA